A single genomic interval of Stieleria maiorica harbors:
- a CDS encoding S1 family peptidase, with translation MSRLTRNTLFSPLLILLGMIALSATPLRADSSGYQQTLKSTAWVITSNAENETSAGTGVYVDADKKLLLTNAHVIGESRKAVVFFPTQSGGKLAVRRKFYLDNILKLGIQGDVVAVDRKRDLALIQLPRVPAGIEAIAMADDSTTPGAKVALVGNPGDSAILWVYTAGTVRSVYQKKFKSTHGEHDFMALETQSPIKPGDSGGPIVDEAGKLVGLAQSFSPQSPLVSFCVDITEIRQMLNSPWKSAPLPAKVLLDEAGIEYSRHSSGHYQIDRTVGSNTQAVFVAKNTEYHGRADIRRIWSTVQTTDQAPDETLLMRLVRQNAATKLGAWAVEKTASGYVVFYVAKLDATASDETFESTIDYVARLAAAMQQDLKPKPNQETAQATLQAWLSE, from the coding sequence ATGTCCCGTTTGACCCGAAACACGCTGTTTTCTCCGCTGTTGATCCTGCTGGGCATGATCGCCCTGTCCGCCACCCCGCTCCGGGCCGATTCGTCCGGCTATCAACAAACGCTCAAAAGCACCGCGTGGGTGATCACCAGCAACGCCGAAAACGAAACCTCCGCCGGGACCGGCGTCTACGTCGATGCCGACAAAAAGCTGCTGTTGACCAACGCCCACGTGATCGGCGAAAGCCGCAAGGCCGTGGTGTTTTTCCCGACCCAATCGGGCGGCAAACTGGCCGTTCGCCGAAAGTTCTACCTCGACAACATCCTAAAACTGGGCATCCAAGGCGACGTCGTCGCGGTCGACCGCAAACGCGATCTGGCTCTGATCCAGTTGCCCCGCGTGCCGGCCGGGATCGAGGCGATCGCGATGGCCGACGACAGCACCACGCCGGGGGCCAAAGTCGCTCTGGTGGGCAACCCCGGTGACAGCGCGATCCTGTGGGTCTACACCGCCGGCACCGTCCGATCGGTGTACCAAAAGAAATTCAAATCCACCCACGGCGAACACGACTTCATGGCCCTAGAAACGCAAAGCCCGATCAAGCCGGGCGACAGCGGCGGCCCGATCGTCGACGAAGCCGGCAAGCTGGTCGGATTGGCTCAGTCGTTTTCTCCGCAAAGCCCCTTGGTCAGCTTCTGCGTCGACATCACCGAGATCCGTCAAATGCTGAACAGCCCCTGGAAGAGCGCCCCGCTGCCGGCCAAGGTCCTGCTGGACGAAGCCGGGATCGAGTACAGCCGACATTCCAGCGGCCATTACCAGATCGATCGCACCGTCGGCTCAAATACCCAAGCCGTGTTCGTGGCCAAGAACACCGAGTACCACGGCCGGGCCGACATCCGCCGCATCTGGTCGACGGTCCAGACGACCGATCAAGCTCCCGACGAAACGCTGTTGATGCGACTTGTGCGTCAGAACGCAGCGACGAAACTGGGCGCCTGGGCGGTCGAAAAAACCGCCTCCGGCTACGTCGTGTTCTACGTCGCCAAACTGGACGCCACCGCCAGCGACGAAACCTTCGAGAGCACCATCGACTACGTCGCCCGTCTGGCCGCCGCGATGCAGCAAGACCTCAAACCGAAACCCAACCAAGAAACCGCCCAAGCGACCCTGCAAGCCTGGTTGTCGGAGTGA
- a CDS encoding RNA polymerase sigma factor gives MTDSASNPSFETTRWSVVISTGKDDSRSARDAMELLCQRYWFPLFAFIRRRGYDEPDAEDLVQAFFARVVEKNVFTIADRSRGRFRTFLLSSLENFLANEKAKANALRRGGGKSIISLDRKDAHGKPMNVIATDSLPQDEFNRQWAITVLNEVLDSVRQRYQREGNAALFDALSPYLSIAGDRKPYAQVADSLGMSPSHVKVAVHRLRRRYRKQLEIEIASTVESPEQIEDEIRQLFQALGG, from the coding sequence ATGACTGACTCTGCCAGCAATCCGAGTTTTGAAACGACGCGGTGGAGCGTGGTCATTTCCACCGGAAAGGACGATTCCCGATCAGCGCGGGATGCAATGGAGTTGCTCTGTCAACGATACTGGTTCCCATTGTTCGCCTTCATTCGACGTCGAGGCTATGACGAACCCGATGCGGAGGACTTGGTGCAGGCGTTTTTCGCACGCGTCGTGGAAAAAAACGTCTTTACCATTGCCGATCGTAGCCGCGGGCGATTTCGAACGTTCTTGTTGTCGTCGCTGGAAAACTTTTTGGCCAACGAAAAAGCGAAGGCGAACGCACTGCGCCGTGGCGGCGGTAAAAGCATCATCAGCTTAGATCGAAAGGACGCCCATGGGAAACCGATGAATGTGATCGCTACCGACAGCTTGCCTCAGGACGAGTTCAACCGCCAATGGGCGATCACCGTTCTCAACGAGGTCTTGGACTCCGTCCGGCAGCGATACCAGCGAGAGGGAAACGCGGCGTTGTTCGACGCCCTGTCCCCCTACTTATCAATCGCAGGCGATCGCAAGCCGTATGCCCAGGTCGCCGATTCGTTGGGGATGTCCCCGTCTCACGTCAAAGTCGCCGTGCACCGATTGCGTAGGCGGTATCGCAAGCAATTGGAAATCGAGATCGCGTCGACGGTTGAATCGCCTGAACAAATCGAGGACGAGATCCGGCAATTGTTCCAGGCACTGGGAGGCTGA
- a CDS encoding ribose-phosphate diphosphokinase has protein sequence MRELKIFSGRANPDLAMKICRHLHLEPAAISLGKFPDGENYCKLDEDVRGRDVFLVQSTCPPVNDNLFELLVMIDCCKRASAERVTAVIPYYGYARQDRKDEGRVPITAKMVANLIARAGADRVLTMDLHAAQIQGFFDVPVDHLYAAPVLNEHFSNRGLTDDKIVVVSPDEGSIKRAVGHGKRLGGPLAIVDKRRTSAMEVRQSTIIGGPIEGKIALMFDDMISTAGSICGAAKLVHEAGAAEIHIACTHGVLCGPAIERLREAPVDSITVTDTIPVPADKMLPKMAQLTVAPLLAEAIKRIHHDQSISELFRER, from the coding sequence ATGCGTGAACTCAAGATTTTCAGCGGCAGGGCGAACCCTGATCTGGCGATGAAGATCTGTCGCCACCTGCACCTCGAGCCGGCCGCGATTTCGCTGGGCAAATTTCCCGACGGAGAAAACTATTGCAAACTGGACGAAGACGTTCGGGGACGCGATGTGTTCCTGGTCCAGTCGACGTGCCCACCGGTCAACGACAACTTGTTCGAGTTGTTGGTGATGATCGACTGCTGCAAACGTGCCAGTGCCGAACGCGTCACCGCCGTGATTCCCTACTACGGCTACGCGCGCCAGGACCGCAAAGACGAAGGCCGCGTGCCGATCACGGCCAAGATGGTCGCCAACCTGATCGCCCGCGCCGGGGCCGACCGCGTGCTGACGATGGACTTGCACGCCGCCCAGATCCAGGGCTTCTTTGACGTCCCCGTCGATCACCTGTACGCCGCACCGGTGTTAAACGAACACTTCAGCAATCGCGGCTTGACCGACGACAAGATCGTCGTCGTCAGCCCGGACGAAGGCAGCATCAAACGTGCCGTCGGCCACGGCAAACGCCTGGGCGGACCACTGGCGATCGTCGACAAACGACGCACCAGCGCGATGGAGGTCCGGCAAAGCACGATCATCGGTGGCCCGATCGAAGGCAAGATCGCTTTGATGTTTGACGATATGATCAGCACCGCCGGATCGATCTGTGGTGCCGCCAAACTGGTCCATGAAGCCGGCGCCGCGGAAATCCACATCGCCTGCACCCACGGCGTGCTGTGCGGCCCGGCGATCGAACGGCTCCGCGAAGCCCCCGTCGATTCGATCACCGTGACCGACACGATCCCTGTCCCGGCCGACAAGATGCTGCCCAAAATGGCGCAACTAACCGTCGCACCGTTGTTGGCCGAAGCGATCAAACGCATCCACCACGATCAATCGATCAGCGAACTGTTCCGCGAACGGTAG
- a CDS encoding ABC transporter ATP-binding protein produces the protein MSHDVLLRAVDLTRRIAGRTLLDHVGLELIAGMRLGLVGPTGSGKSLLLRSLALLEPIDSGQLFWRTESVSSDRATRYRSQVIYVHQRAAGFEGTVESILRQPLQLKIHRGRSFDRDWIIDQLATVSRDATFLDQPHEQLSGGESQIVALLRAIQLSPCILLLDEPTSALDRQSARHVESIVMRWYEEKPDGRAFIWVSHDPSQADRVCDSLITMDAGQIQRLQHPTS, from the coding sequence GTGAGCCACGACGTTCTGCTGCGAGCCGTCGACCTGACCCGCCGAATCGCCGGGCGGACGCTGTTGGATCATGTGGGATTGGAGTTGATCGCCGGGATGCGACTCGGGTTGGTCGGACCGACCGGCAGCGGAAAGTCGTTGCTGTTGCGAAGTTTGGCATTGTTGGAACCGATCGATTCGGGGCAGTTGTTCTGGCGGACCGAGTCGGTCTCGAGCGATCGAGCCACGCGTTACCGCAGCCAAGTCATCTACGTCCATCAGCGGGCTGCCGGATTCGAAGGGACGGTAGAATCGATCTTGCGGCAACCGCTGCAGCTGAAAATCCATCGCGGCCGCTCCTTCGATCGCGACTGGATCATCGACCAACTGGCAACGGTCTCGCGTGATGCGACGTTCTTGGACCAGCCCCACGAGCAACTCTCCGGCGGCGAATCGCAGATCGTCGCTCTGCTGCGCGCGATCCAATTGTCACCCTGCATTCTGTTGCTGGACGAACCCACATCGGCGCTCGATCGACAATCGGCCCGCCACGTCGAATCGATCGTGATGCGTTGGTACGAGGAAAAGCCGGACGGGCGGGCATTCATCTGGGTATCGCACGATCCCAGTCAAGCCGATCGCGTTTGTGATTCGCTGATCACGATGGATGCCGGCCAAATCCAACGCTTGCAACACCCCACTTCGTGA
- the proB gene encoding glutamate 5-kinase, producing MSESDSSRLRHSVIEGARCVVVKVGTRVLTDAQGKLDRGRIESLAAGLCQIAETGRQTVMVSSGAVGAGMGKLGLDQRPTDLSTLQAVAAVGQADLIQAYERALAVRGRHAAQVLLTRNDLRRRDGYLHVRNALASIHALGAVAIVNENDSVAVAELMTTFGDNDRLAAQVAGLLDQALLVILSDVDGLYDGPPEAPDSKRIDLVKSLDGDILGLAQDHRSTLSKGGMSSKLSAAQLATSHGHSVIIGPGREDAVLEKILRGDPVGTLFLPTERTLRGRRRWISGSAEVEGELIVDAGAARALRENGRSLLAIGIQAVQGKFDAGAVVAIKDPNGNEVARGLCNYPSKEVDRIKGKISEMITGILGHRPYDSVVHRDNMTLCG from the coding sequence GTGTCTGAATCGGATTCCAGCCGTCTCCGCCACAGCGTGATCGAGGGAGCCCGTTGCGTCGTCGTCAAAGTCGGCACGCGAGTCCTGACCGACGCCCAAGGCAAGTTGGACCGCGGGCGAATCGAGTCGCTGGCGGCCGGTTTGTGTCAAATCGCCGAGACGGGGCGTCAGACCGTGATGGTCAGCAGCGGCGCCGTCGGGGCGGGGATGGGCAAACTGGGCCTGGACCAACGCCCGACCGATCTGTCAACGCTGCAAGCGGTCGCCGCGGTGGGCCAAGCCGATCTGATCCAGGCCTATGAACGAGCCCTGGCAGTCCGCGGCCGGCACGCCGCACAAGTCCTGCTGACCCGCAACGACCTCCGCCGCCGCGACGGATACCTGCACGTGCGAAACGCACTGGCCAGTATTCACGCACTCGGGGCGGTCGCGATCGTCAACGAAAACGACTCGGTCGCCGTCGCGGAATTGATGACGACCTTCGGCGACAACGACCGACTTGCCGCCCAAGTCGCCGGGCTGTTGGACCAAGCCCTGCTGGTCATCCTGTCCGACGTCGATGGCCTTTATGACGGCCCCCCCGAGGCCCCGGACAGCAAACGCATCGATCTGGTCAAATCGCTCGACGGCGACATCCTGGGGCTCGCCCAGGACCACCGCAGCACGCTCAGCAAAGGCGGCATGTCCAGCAAATTGTCCGCCGCACAATTGGCCACGTCACATGGACACTCGGTGATCATCGGCCCCGGACGCGAAGACGCCGTGCTGGAAAAAATCCTCCGCGGCGATCCCGTCGGCACCCTGTTCCTGCCCACCGAACGCACCCTGCGCGGGCGGCGGCGCTGGATCAGCGGCTCGGCCGAGGTCGAAGGCGAATTGATCGTCGATGCCGGGGCGGCGCGGGCGCTGCGGGAAAACGGGCGCAGCCTGCTGGCGATCGGCATCCAAGCCGTCCAAGGCAAGTTCGATGCCGGGGCGGTGGTGGCGATCAAGGACCCGAATGGCAACGAAGTCGCTCGGGGACTGTGCAATTATCCGTCCAAGGAAGTCGACCGGATCAAGGGCAAGATCAGCGAGATGATCACCGGCATCTTGGGGCATCGGCCGTACGATTCCGTCGTCCATCGCGACAACATGACGCTGTGTGGCTGA
- a CDS encoding acyltransferase family protein encodes MAQPSQNAEHVLQPHRRILELDSLRALAAINLLLFHFTHVYSVKFGYTSPLGFEWPYGAYGVELFFILSGFVNSMSLLRRGKPVDFVAARLIRILPIFLMVIVANVWIMSFAPLDQIGITTAQFAANLTLLPRIFGQECLDPVMWTLQVEMMFYFTLVALYRSGGLRRYFLGWGPLLVLSYFVCPALDAAEATAAGSWWFSIATAVRRLMLLDFVPLFAMGFLLYMIKTKTGRMWQNVLGIALAAFVFHSIDHGKHNPAATALILGLVTACAYGKVPLLRFRPLLFVSTISYALYLCHNNLGCVLIHRLDHSGYPPVVCFGLAVVFAFCLATLVTTRIEGPITTWLRTRWERYRRGEETSAAVATQ; translated from the coding sequence ATGGCCCAGCCTTCCCAAAACGCCGAACACGTTCTGCAGCCCCATCGCCGGATTCTGGAATTGGATTCCCTGCGGGCGCTCGCGGCGATCAACTTGCTGCTGTTCCATTTCACGCACGTGTACAGCGTGAAATTCGGCTACACGTCGCCGCTGGGTTTCGAATGGCCCTACGGAGCGTACGGCGTCGAACTGTTCTTTATCCTGTCCGGTTTCGTCAACAGCATGTCGCTGCTGCGGCGTGGGAAACCGGTGGACTTCGTCGCCGCACGGCTGATCCGAATCCTGCCGATCTTTCTGATGGTGATCGTCGCCAACGTGTGGATCATGAGCTTCGCGCCGCTCGATCAGATCGGCATCACCACGGCACAATTTGCGGCCAATCTGACGTTGCTGCCGCGGATCTTTGGCCAGGAGTGTCTGGACCCGGTGATGTGGACGTTGCAAGTCGAGATGATGTTCTACTTCACCTTGGTCGCGCTGTACCGGTCCGGCGGACTGCGACGCTACTTCCTGGGTTGGGGACCGCTGCTGGTTCTGTCGTACTTCGTCTGTCCGGCGCTGGATGCGGCCGAAGCCACGGCGGCGGGCAGCTGGTGGTTTTCGATCGCGACGGCCGTGCGTCGCTTGATGCTGCTGGATTTTGTCCCTCTGTTTGCGATGGGATTCCTGCTGTACATGATCAAGACAAAGACGGGACGCATGTGGCAGAACGTGTTGGGCATCGCGCTGGCCGCGTTCGTTTTTCACAGCATCGATCATGGCAAACACAATCCGGCAGCGACGGCGTTGATCCTGGGACTGGTGACCGCCTGCGCATACGGCAAAGTGCCGCTGCTGCGGTTCCGCCCGCTACTGTTCGTCAGCACGATTTCCTACGCGTTGTACCTGTGCCACAACAACTTGGGATGCGTGTTGATCCACCGTCTGGACCACAGCGGCTATCCGCCGGTGGTGTGTTTCGGTTTGGCCGTCGTATTCGCGTTTTGCCTGGCCACACTGGTCACCACCCGCATCGAAGGCCCGATCACGACGTGGTTGCGAACCCGCTGGGAACGCTACCGCCGCGGCGAAGAGACCAGCGCAGCGGTGGCCACGCAGTAA
- a CDS encoding amidophosphoribosyltransferase, which translates to MSELHHECGVAAIYHLSGRGRSPMCTDEGPRQISRLLPRMLLDIQNRGQLAAGMSTYDPDRPRLLHTRKDVGTVTEVFRLNHRAKCESLMRGLAGRAAIGHVRYATCGQDDRSYAQPFERDHIHKRKWFSFCFNGQLANYGLLKERLLADGDHHLTLDTDTEIILHEIGRVLSHSTERIEWIDVLRQVAGDFDGAYSLALLTAEGEMIVARDPLGIKPMCYVQEGPLFAAASESVALLNLGFETDQIKSLAPGHAVIVNPETGFRIEQFAETKDPAHCFFEWIYFANVASTLDDRSVYLSRTRLGEELARGERELGRVPLDDPDTIIVPVPDTSKAAADAMAYKLSIPCREGLIRNRYAGRTFIEGGRARKVKAATKYTPLREVMEGKRVILVEDSIVRSTTMNVLLDRIREVGGAKEIHVRVACPPIVAPCFYGIDMSTIDQLIGPKYFGVDGELSDEAQQRLADDLGADSLRYLPVEALARAIDLPAEHLCRACVTGDYPTTCGQHLYQIALDNRGNKMDAGRTYEQLAAALDEQ; encoded by the coding sequence ATGAGCGAGTTGCATCACGAATGCGGTGTCGCGGCGATTTACCACCTTTCCGGCCGCGGACGCAGCCCGATGTGCACCGACGAGGGGCCGCGCCAGATCTCTCGCCTGCTGCCGCGGATGTTGCTGGACATCCAAAATCGGGGCCAGTTGGCCGCCGGGATGTCGACCTACGACCCGGATCGGCCCCGTTTGCTGCACACGCGGAAAGACGTCGGGACCGTCACCGAAGTGTTTCGGCTGAATCACCGCGCCAAGTGCGAGTCGTTGATGCGAGGTTTGGCCGGGCGTGCGGCGATCGGGCACGTCCGCTATGCCACCTGCGGCCAAGATGATCGCAGTTACGCCCAGCCGTTCGAACGAGATCACATTCATAAACGCAAGTGGTTCAGTTTCTGTTTCAACGGTCAACTGGCCAATTACGGACTCCTTAAAGAACGCCTGTTGGCCGACGGCGATCATCATCTGACGCTGGACACCGACACCGAGATCATCTTGCACGAGATCGGACGGGTGCTCAGCCATTCGACCGAGCGGATCGAATGGATCGATGTGTTGCGTCAGGTCGCCGGCGATTTCGACGGGGCGTACTCGTTGGCGTTGTTGACGGCCGAAGGTGAGATGATCGTCGCACGCGATCCGCTGGGCATCAAACCGATGTGTTATGTCCAGGAAGGCCCCTTGTTCGCCGCGGCCAGCGAAAGCGTCGCGCTGTTGAACCTGGGCTTTGAAACCGATCAGATCAAATCGCTGGCGCCCGGCCATGCGGTGATCGTCAATCCCGAGACCGGATTCCGAATCGAGCAGTTTGCCGAAACCAAAGATCCGGCCCACTGCTTTTTCGAATGGATCTATTTCGCCAACGTCGCCAGCACGTTGGATGACCGCAGCGTTTATCTGAGCCGAACGCGGCTGGGCGAAGAACTGGCTCGCGGCGAACGCGAGCTGGGCCGCGTCCCGCTGGATGATCCCGACACGATCATCGTCCCGGTCCCCGACACCAGCAAAGCCGCCGCCGATGCGATGGCGTACAAGTTGTCCATCCCGTGTCGCGAAGGTTTGATCCGAAACCGATACGCCGGTCGAACCTTCATCGAAGGCGGTCGGGCGCGGAAGGTGAAAGCCGCGACGAAGTACACGCCGCTGCGGGAAGTGATGGAAGGCAAACGCGTCATCCTGGTGGAAGATTCGATCGTCCGCAGCACCACGATGAACGTGCTGTTGGACCGGATTCGCGAAGTCGGCGGCGCCAAAGAAATCCACGTCCGCGTGGCTTGCCCGCCCATCGTCGCGCCGTGTTTTTACGGGATCGACATGAGCACGATCGATCAATTGATCGGCCCCAAGTATTTCGGCGTCGATGGCGAATTGTCCGACGAAGCCCAACAACGTCTCGCCGACGACTTGGGGGCCGACTCGCTGCGGTACCTGCCGGTCGAAGCGTTGGCGCGGGCCATCGATCTGCCGGCGGAACACCTGTGCCGAGCCTGCGTGACCGGGGACTACCCGACCACCTGCGGCCAGCACCTGTACCAGATCGCATTGGACAACCGCGGCAACAAAATGGATGCCGGCCGGACCTACGAACAGCTCGCCGCCGCATTGGACGAGCAGTGA
- a CDS encoding ABC transporter permease, producing the protein MAPYIELTNLQVALAGLLIVINGVVSVVLGLRLEKTLAIASVRTVVQLALVGAVLSWVFRVDRWYVVIAIAAVMTLVAGLSAADRSKRKFPGIRLIAVTSVWACAWMLTGYVLLFVFRDLPKWYEPQYAIPLLGMVLGNTLNGISVGLSTLTETLVRSRGQVETLIALGATRWEAAGEPIREAVRTGMIPIVNSMMVVGVVSLPGMMTGQVISGMDPAQAVRYQIVIMFLIAGATALGTVSVVLLSVRRLFDANHRFKFEIIRNADAK; encoded by the coding sequence ATGGCGCCCTACATCGAACTGACAAACCTGCAAGTCGCACTGGCTGGGCTGTTGATCGTCATCAACGGAGTCGTCTCGGTCGTGCTGGGACTGCGATTGGAAAAGACGCTGGCGATCGCGAGTGTCCGCACCGTCGTCCAACTTGCCTTGGTCGGTGCCGTCTTGTCATGGGTCTTCCGCGTCGATCGCTGGTACGTGGTGATCGCGATCGCCGCGGTGATGACGCTGGTCGCCGGATTATCCGCCGCCGATCGCAGCAAACGCAAGTTCCCCGGCATCCGCCTGATCGCCGTCACGTCGGTTTGGGCTTGCGCTTGGATGCTGACCGGTTACGTATTGTTATTCGTCTTTCGTGATTTGCCCAAGTGGTACGAACCCCAATACGCGATCCCACTGTTGGGCATGGTACTCGGCAATACGCTGAACGGGATTTCGGTCGGCCTGAGCACGCTGACTGAAACACTGGTTCGCTCGCGAGGGCAAGTGGAAACGTTGATCGCGCTGGGGGCGACGCGTTGGGAAGCGGCGGGGGAACCGATCCGGGAAGCGGTGCGGACGGGGATGATCCCGATTGTCAATTCGATGATGGTCGTCGGCGTGGTCAGTTTGCCGGGGATGATGACCGGCCAAGTGATCTCGGGCATGGATCCGGCCCAGGCGGTCCGCTACCAGATCGTGATCATGTTTTTGATCGCCGGCGCGACGGCTCTGGGGACCGTCTCGGTCGTGTTGTTGTCGGTCCGGCGGCTTTTCGACGCCAACCATCGGTTCAAGTTCGAGATCATTCGAAACGCAGATGCCAAATGA